GGCATCTTCGATCCGAGATAGAAGGGCGGTTTCGACGGGGTCATGGTTTATTATGGAGAAGTGGGCATGGGCAGTGAAATGTTCGACGAATTTATTTGCTATTTTGACGTACTTCTCAGAGGGGCTGATGTTACCTGCCACTGGAATGTTCGTCCAAGCATTAAAATTTGAGTACCTGGCACCCAGCAGGCTATTGGTAAAGTTCCAGattcttttcgtattttttgaCTTGTTTAGGTCATCGATTAGCTTGACCCATGATAGATTTCGGGCTTTTGCCGGAGTTCTTTTTTTACGAGCTTCAGTTCTGTTGAGTGCCTGTTTGTTAGCGGGCGAGGGGATAGCCTTCCACTTGTTGAATGCCCGACGTGACTCGGCGACCGCTTTGCTGCAAAGCGCATTCCACCAGGGacgatgtttttcttttttaatgggAATGTTTTTTTGGGGTAAGAAGTATTTTTCGCTTGCAAGAAAACAGGCGGATTTGACCAGACCGTAAGCTCTGGCGGGATCATTGATGCGATCGAAGTCCGACGCTAGTAGAATCTGGTGAAGTTCTTCGTTCCAGGCATTCCATTTGGAGTTTCTGAGGACCCAGAGTGGTTGAGAAGAAAGTTCGGTGTGTGAGTCTGCTAAGCTGATAAAGATGGGAAGGTGGTCACTGCTCCAAAAGGGTCCGGTTACAATCCGGTGAGGAAAGCCGAGGTCTGTTGTCATAAACGTGAGATCAATAGTGGAGCCGGTGCCTGAATGAAAACATCTTCTTGTGATTAAGTCCTTAGTAGTGGCCAGTATCCACTCAGGGGCGTCAGACAAGAACTCCGCGATCGCTCTCCCACCTCTGTTTTCTCTGTGTGTAGACGTCCAAAGGCTATGATGGGCATTAAAGTCTCCTGCGATAATGGTAGGGCCTGAATTCTGGTGGAACAGCCTAGCTATGAGATCCGAGTCATATGCGTTGCCTTGCGGGCAGTAAGTAGAGAAGAtaactatttcttttttaacgaGGTTTTGTATTTTAACGCCAATTGTTTCAATGCCGTCTAAGGGTTGATCGAGAGAAATGAGACTGAAACTTAAGTAATTCTTAAGGAGGATAGCGACGCCTCCGTAACCGTCTGGGCGATTTTGGTGCACTAATTTGTATGAGCTCAGTTTACGGTTCATAAAAGTTACGTCATTGTCGTTCCAGTGGGTTTCACTAAGGACAAGCACTAGAGGGTTCAGGGTTGCAATCATTTGTAGAAATACCTCCCTTTTGTGGCCCTTAAGACCGTTGGCATTCCACTGTATGAGATCTACGTTGTTATTCATGGCGAGGTTTTTGAGATCCCGGGTGCGTCGTTACATGTTGGTTTGTGTCTAAGGCTTCGGTCGAGAGTAAAGCGGGTGTGAAgcttgtattttgattttgttggcgGACGATTCGGCAAATTTCTTCGATGTAAGGGATGTTTGGAGTCAATCTTACCATGACGGGAACGATAGAATCAAGAGTGGTTTTGAGATTTTCATATAGATTCTTAGTTGAAGTGATGTTTTCCTGCATCTTTGTAGTTATGTCAAGGGGGGTGTATTTAAATAGCTGAGACTTGAGGGATTTGACTTGTAGCTTAGTCATTTCTAGCTGAAGTGCTTCAATCTGGGCGTCATTTGGAGCTGGTAAGGGTGTGGTGCTTTTTTGCTGGGAGGGAAGTGAGACGGACAACGATTTAGCGGGTGAAGATTGTTGATGAGGTGCATTATTGGACAGAAACTCTTTGGCTTGGTGGAACGACAAATTCTCCGCTTGGGCgaaatttagaattttttgtttcatgcgGTAAGCAGGGCATGATTTGTCGTCAGAGGTGTGCCTATTGCTGTTGCAGTTGCGACAGAGAGTCGGTGCGGTGCAAACCGCCGAGGTATCATGAACTTTGGAGAAAACGCGGCAGCGCTCTTTCTGACGACATCTAGATGCTGTGTGCCCGAGGAGCCAGCAGTTGTTGCATAACAAGGGGCGTTGCCGGGGATCATGGGTGCGAAAGATTTCGTTTGCGATCAGAACTTCGGATGGCGGCGCGCAGCTGCACCACAAAATGACAGCCTCTGTGGTAACATGAACATCTCCAATGCGCTTTCTTAGTCTAAGGGCCTTGATAACTCCGTACCGAGAGAGCTCCGCTACTATTTCCTCTTCTGCATCTTCTTTTGGGACCCCGAAGATGATTTTTTTGCACTCGGTTTCTCGGTTTGTGCGGCTACACTTTACTTCGATATCCCctaatttttcttgttgtaaCAACAAGTCTCTGGTTGACTGATCATCGGCGTGGACAAAGAGATCCCCGCCAGCGCCAACACGGGTGGACGTGAGAGGGAAATTGATCGATAAGGCTGACAAGATAGATTTACGTTCACTTAAGGATAACTGCTTGAAGCACTTTTTGAGAGACGGGAAAGAAATAATCACGGGTAAAAGGATAGACTGGTTTGAAACTAGGAAAGAGTCTGAGCTGCTGGAGGAGGAGACAGATTGACGTCTGAGTCTTTTAAGAGAACTGGGATGGGAGATTACGGAGCTTTCCTTTGAGACGTCCATTGGCTTCATTGTAGCGGGAAAGAGGAGGTCTAGACGGGTCGAAAATTACAAAGGACAAAGGAAGGAAAGGAAAGTGGAAGAGGTAAGAGGGCTAGGGAAgagaaaataaggaaaaaaagagaaagaaaaattttggcGAGAAAAATACGGCACAACTGATCACTAGCAAGATACGAGACGAACTGCTCTTACGAAATCGTTTAGTTCATTCGGTGTCTTTCTTATTCGGCAGACGACTAAACAAAGTAAACTAAAAATCAACAGTCAACAGCGTCAACGTTACCATAGCTTCAATATTTTTGAaccaataatttttaaaatacgaaAAGAATATTAATACTATTGAAAtcgaaaattaaaatgttaccTAAATTTGAATACGTagaagaagacaaaacaaTTACTGCCGTGTGTTTGTTGatctagattttttaaatgttattgATCCTAGTTGAATTACCGCAACGTATGGAGTAAACTCTGGCATCGGTAgttagcgctcggccccgcgctaatcggggagctttttagtcgattcgGTGCGGTGACAATTCttatcggtgcggtgatttcaGTGTTCGGTGCCTTCCCCTATTGCACCTTTAAGGCACTTGGTGGCACTGCCATCTAGCATGCGAccatgtgaccctagtcacgtgattctcgttggcctatcaaaACACAAGGTCACTGATAAGGCCACTCGCTTATGGCCAGCTATGGCTAAGACGGTGCAATCGGTGCAGCACCAATTCTGACACCGACAAAAAAATCCCCGCGTcaaacttcc
This genomic stretch from Daphnia magna isolate NIES linkage group LG10, ASM2063170v1.1, whole genome shotgun sequence harbors:
- the LOC123477123 gene encoding uncharacterized protein LOC123477123, whose product is MKPMDVSKESSVISHPSSLKRLRRQSVSSSSSSDSFLVSNQSILLPVIISFPSLKKCFKQLSLSERKSILSALSINFPLTSTRVGAGGDLFVHADDQSTRDLLLQQEKLGDIEVKCSRTNRETECKKIIFGVPKEDAEEEIVAELSRYGVIKALRLRKRIGDVHVTTEAVILWCSCAPPSEVLIANEIFRTHDPRQRPLLCNNCWLLGHTASRCRQKERCRVFSKVHDTSAVCTAPTLCRNCNSNRHTSDDKSCPAYRMKQKILNFAQAENLSFHQAKEFLSNNAPHQQSSPAKSLSVSLPSQQKSTTPLPAPNDAQIEALQLEMTKLQVKSLKSQLFKYTPLDITTKMQENITSTKNLYENLKTTLDSIVPVMVRLTPNIPYIEEICRIVRQQNQNTSFTPALLSTEALDTNQHVTTHPGSQKPRHE